The Salegentibacter mishustinae genome includes a window with the following:
- a CDS encoding glycosyltransferase encodes MKNNIASNQSVSSAEKSSINNQKNKSRDLRGIMVRASSLALLFGAAYLVYVLQGDFNRYNLNDMDSTWELAFLAVTGSLLLFRAGFFFYNLYLYLRYKPINSVSNEELPTCTVIVPAYNEGKQVWATLKSLAKSDYPSHKIQLLAIDDGSKDDTWDWMLKAKKELGDQLSIYQQPENKGKRHALYRGFNLSTGEVLVTVDSDSEVTKDTLRNLVSPFVVNEKCGAVAGNIRVLNNEKKAMLPKMLDVSFVLSFEFIRSAESSLESVLCTPGALAAYRKKAVFGCLEEWINQTFMGKASDIGEDRAMTNMILKQGYHVLFQRNAFAYTNVPEKYTGLYKMFIRWGRSNVRENIAMAKYVFTDFRESSKAGSRLLFINQVLKLVMSYPTILMMLFFISMDPILFLSSTLFSILIWSSFPVLFYAKRYNLSESFWAYSYSILYTFGLFWITPYAIATASKRGWLTRG; translated from the coding sequence ATGAAAAATAATATAGCTTCAAATCAATCAGTTTCTTCTGCTGAAAAATCTTCTATTAACAATCAAAAGAATAAGTCCAGGGATTTAAGGGGAATCATGGTACGTGCCAGTAGCCTGGCTTTACTTTTTGGTGCTGCATATCTCGTATATGTTTTGCAGGGTGATTTTAACCGCTATAATCTTAATGACATGGATTCAACCTGGGAATTAGCATTTTTAGCAGTTACTGGTTCTTTACTTCTATTCAGAGCCGGATTCTTCTTCTATAACCTTTACCTCTACCTTAGATATAAGCCAATTAATTCGGTAAGCAATGAAGAACTACCAACCTGTACGGTAATAGTTCCAGCTTACAATGAAGGAAAACAGGTTTGGGCAACCCTTAAAAGCCTGGCTAAAAGTGATTATCCCAGTCATAAAATACAACTTCTGGCCATAGATGATGGAAGTAAAGATGACACCTGGGATTGGATGCTAAAGGCTAAAAAGGAGCTTGGCGATCAATTGAGCATCTACCAGCAACCAGAAAACAAAGGAAAAAGACATGCGCTTTACCGCGGATTCAATTTGAGTACCGGAGAAGTTCTTGTGACCGTAGATAGTGATTCTGAGGTTACTAAAGACACCCTGCGTAACCTTGTAAGTCCTTTTGTAGTTAACGAAAAATGCGGTGCCGTAGCAGGAAATATTCGTGTACTAAACAATGAGAAAAAGGCTATGCTACCTAAGATGCTGGATGTTAGCTTTGTACTTAGTTTCGAATTTATTCGTTCTGCAGAAAGTAGCCTGGAATCGGTACTTTGTACCCCTGGTGCGCTTGCAGCTTACAGGAAAAAAGCTGTCTTTGGCTGCCTGGAAGAATGGATTAACCAAACCTTTATGGGCAAGGCTTCCGATATCGGAGAAGATCGTGCAATGACTAATATGATCCTTAAACAGGGTTATCACGTACTCTTTCAAAGAAATGCCTTCGCTTATACTAACGTACCCGAAAAATACACCGGACTCTATAAAATGTTTATTAGGTGGGGAAGAAGTAACGTTCGTGAGAATATTGCGATGGCCAAATACGTTTTCACAGATTTCAGGGAAAGCTCTAAAGCCGGATCTCGACTTCTGTTCATCAATCAGGTATTAAAATTAGTGATGAGTTATCCAACAATCTTGATGATGCTTTTCTTCATCTCTATGGATCCAATTTTATTCTTAAGTTCAACCTTATTCAGTATTCTGATATGGTCCAGTTTTCCGGTACTTTTCTATGCGAAGCGATATAATTTATCGGAATCTTTTTGGGCGTATTCCTATAGTATCCTTTATACCTTTGGGTTATTTTGGATCACTCCATACGCCATTGCCACTGCAAGCAAAAGAGGATGGCTTACCCGTGGATAA
- a CDS encoding MutS-related protein, which translates to MNWILGLVLVLIVVYLVDIQIKKRKTKITRQTLKENWGKPKTESYFNFELINRFFENHGSSEKVHQKISDNTWNDLDLNEVFKFIDRTTSKIGQQYLYYKLRTIKPISELKQFEELTGIFSSNMKLRIQTQLELSKIASDKGYFLEEIFRSTESEKPGNIWLFYFLSTGALMSIILGFFDPTWFLALVPIFFINLVFHYKNKSSVQYYLNGVSQLAASYIVAKNLSTSKEISSFFPDLDFLKSAKPILSKIRFIEWEKKLDNEYTLFFWFISEMIKITFNLEPILFYNFQKSLKNNRAEIKKLFIFIGEIDSAISCASLRADDIISCKPKFLDEKRVNAKGIYHPLIEQCVPNDLMLDNSSLLLTGSNMSGKTTFIRTFSINALVGQTLNISFASKFEAPFFKIFSSIRFSDDLLTNTSYYLEEVVRIKELIDISRKEDNCLFILDELFKGTNTVQRIAAGKSILSYLNKKKNIVMVSTHDLELTDLLRNRNFDLYHFSETIENERLFFDHKIKPGKPKSGNAIKILELYDYPLEIMENARSLDKIALGNEENEF; encoded by the coding sequence ATGAATTGGATTTTAGGTCTGGTCTTAGTTTTAATTGTAGTTTATCTTGTTGATATTCAAATTAAAAAGCGAAAAACTAAAATCACAAGACAAACTTTAAAAGAAAATTGGGGAAAACCTAAGACAGAATCTTATTTCAATTTTGAGTTGATTAATAGGTTTTTTGAAAATCATGGATCTTCTGAGAAAGTTCATCAGAAAATATCTGACAACACCTGGAATGATTTAGACCTAAATGAGGTTTTTAAATTTATTGATAGAACAACCTCTAAAATTGGCCAGCAATATCTTTACTACAAATTAAGAACAATAAAACCAATTTCTGAATTAAAGCAATTTGAAGAACTGACTGGAATTTTTAGTTCGAATATGAAACTTAGAATTCAAACCCAGCTTGAACTTTCGAAAATTGCATCTGATAAAGGATATTTTTTAGAGGAAATTTTTCGCTCTACAGAGTCAGAAAAACCGGGGAATATCTGGCTATTCTATTTTCTATCAACCGGTGCACTAATGTCTATTATATTAGGCTTTTTTGATCCCACCTGGTTTTTAGCTCTGGTCCCAATCTTCTTTATCAATCTTGTATTTCATTATAAAAATAAATCCTCTGTTCAGTATTACTTAAATGGAGTTTCGCAGTTGGCTGCTAGTTATATTGTGGCCAAAAACCTAAGTACATCAAAAGAAATCAGTTCATTTTTTCCAGACCTGGATTTTTTAAAGAGTGCAAAGCCTATTTTATCAAAGATCAGATTTATTGAATGGGAGAAAAAGTTGGATAATGAGTACACGCTTTTCTTCTGGTTTATATCAGAAATGATTAAAATAACTTTCAATTTAGAACCTATTCTTTTTTATAATTTTCAGAAAAGCTTAAAAAATAATAGAGCTGAAATTAAAAAACTTTTCATCTTTATTGGTGAAATTGATTCGGCTATATCCTGTGCATCGTTGCGAGCAGATGATATTATTTCCTGTAAACCTAAATTTTTAGACGAAAAGCGAGTTAACGCAAAAGGGATTTATCATCCACTGATAGAGCAATGCGTTCCCAACGATTTAATGTTAGATAATAGCAGTTTACTTCTAACCGGCTCTAATATGTCTGGCAAAACTACATTTATTAGGACTTTTAGTATTAATGCATTAGTTGGCCAGACTTTAAATATCTCTTTTGCATCAAAATTTGAAGCTCCTTTTTTCAAAATTTTTTCTTCTATTAGATTTTCAGATGATTTACTAACTAATACAAGTTATTATTTAGAGGAAGTTGTTCGCATTAAAGAATTGATCGATATCTCTAGAAAAGAAGATAATTGTCTTTTTATTTTAGATGAACTTTTTAAAGGCACAAATACGGTTCAAAGAATTGCCGCCGGAAAATCTATCCTTTCCTATTTAAATAAGAAAAAAAATATAGTGATGGTTTCTACCCACGATCTTGAACTTACAGATCTGCTAAGAAATAGAAATTTCGATCTCTATCATTTTTCTGAAACTATAGAAAATGAACGCTTATTTTTTGATCATAAAATAAAACCTGGAAAACCAAAGAGCGGAAATGCTATAAAGATCTTAGAGTTATACGATTATCCTTTAGAAATTATGGAGAATGCAAGAAGTTTAGATAAAATAGCTTTAGGTAACGAGGAAAATGAATTTTAG
- a CDS encoding DUF4440 domain-containing protein, whose product MKRIFQLLIMFIGITAMSQNSEMKKEDQIKELISNSFQKIFSDLDPQALDTYCTQDFLLLETGEVWDMDKMRNYLDRASKQKSEVIRFNSFDFIEIKIEGKMAWVAYHNKAEFKSGEKVVRELNWLESATAILTEEGWKLQLLHSTIAEE is encoded by the coding sequence ATGAAGAGAATATTTCAGCTTTTAATAATGTTTATAGGAATAACGGCTATGAGCCAGAATTCAGAAATGAAGAAAGAAGATCAGATCAAAGAACTTATTTCCAACTCTTTTCAAAAGATATTTTCTGATTTGGATCCGCAGGCATTAGACACTTATTGCACCCAGGATTTTCTCCTACTGGAAACCGGGGAGGTTTGGGATATGGATAAGATGAGAAATTATTTAGATCGTGCCAGTAAGCAAAAATCAGAAGTAATAAGATTTAATTCTTTTGATTTTATAGAAATAAAAATTGAAGGAAAAATGGCCTGGGTGGCTTATCATAACAAAGCCGAATTTAAATCGGGAGAAAAAGTGGTGAGGGAACTAAATTGGCTGGAAAGCGCTACCGCAATTCTCACGGAAGAAGGATGGAAGTTGCAACTACTTCACTCTACCATCGCTGAAGAATAA
- a CDS encoding excinuclease ABC subunit UvrA: MQIINAHQNNLKNIDLSIPENQLIVVTGLSGSGKSSLAMGVIANEGYRYFLESLPAYNQQNSQLIPTAEVDDIKNLPPVIKVEQSKRFQSINTTFGTLSELASVFRILFARYSAAETMSKSLFSFNHPRGACEVCRGIGEAEYIDLDKLVGDENKTLREGAITTTLPNGYIVYSQITVEELNKVCEAHGFNVDIPWKELTAEQRDVVLNGSNRLKVFFGKHGLESRLRWKGIKAKPREEGYYKGMLPIMQDILRRDRNPNILKFASSKICPSCKGARIKAEHLKYKWKGLNFQDWMELSLSELYAKLKSQQFTAGEQVLVDKICTQLYDLIRLGMEEYRLSTPSMDISSGDGQRIKLINQVNSKLQGILYVFDEPSIGLSKDYQKYLLHILNRLIRRGNTVMVVEHDLDFIKSADWIVELGPEAGIHGGEVVFNGPINNFLKSKDLRSPTLAALKEAGYNKTPKNQPKKVSADSFQPGKMKLTAVSRKTPRIIESISQFCKKEDLNLLTVNDQPIGKTPRSNPATYTGLADKIRDLLAKTPEAKTLNLSKGAFSFNNKTGRCEACEGAGVITLSMSALGSINQVCPTCNGKRFKPEVLRVHWNEKNIADLYNLSIEEAYDFFSEEKKIKEILSLMLQLGLGYIKLGQPSNTLSGGEAQRIKLTKHFAKKSKKTLLLLEEPSIGLHQQNVSQLLDALHQLKQQTAGIICFENHSLFQSQCDAIVDNALEVQPIEVKEEPVQQRDKISIQGARTHSLKDLNLDLPKHQLTVVTGISGSGKSSLVIDTLHGFGLQEMTKQFSSYQQSRVGVNFQFDVNHIEGLTPTICITRKQKNYSQRSDIAKQTGIDKILRFAFSRKAQYEGQELSASHFSNNHELGKCAVCEGLGQELLPDLNKLVLDENKSIANGLFAHNKVIGYYGDPAGKHMAILKKVGEEHGFTLETPFKELNNSQKEILLNGAGEKVWKTNWLYKTKTREGTQALSMKWEGIYHYLQDEYFKTRKNKNISQLTALFSHRECSHCKGSGLKPERLVFKIAEKSIHEIKSMDFKALEQWLTKKATKKDVDGKLLAKLEPHLINTILRAKQLHIDYLQLNRKSPTLSGGENQRVELIKQLNSPLKGITYLLDEPSAGLSNDNIPDLIQILKELIEKGNTVAVIEHNKAIIHEADHIVQIGPKAGNLGGYITYEGSTEGLLQQTDCHPFLKAPTQAVKLKEGKQHITISKLARHTLVRDSLSLPIGGITALTGKSGIGKTTLVKDILIPSIETGQPVNCKSINFPKNYAGVHYFEPKKLNTHAATLLISYLDILKDVSKIFATETGLKAKDFSYKTKSSQCQNCKGKGYVETSLDVAANAIEKCEVCKGQRYKAHILAHSVEKKNIAEVLALNIIELKEWLNRLTVNPKTQEFLDRLEEIGLAHLRLDQPVQSLSSGEKQRLLLLNWLKDKAKDVLYILDEPSTGLHYADIDLLYAILKKLGKANDILIIDHNPYLLDKVGVGVVLE, encoded by the coding sequence ATGCAGATAATTAATGCCCATCAAAATAATCTCAAAAATATTGATTTAAGTATTCCTGAAAATCAATTGATTGTAGTAACGGGTCTATCGGGCTCTGGGAAATCATCCCTGGCAATGGGTGTTATCGCCAATGAAGGTTACCGTTATTTTTTAGAGAGTCTCCCTGCTTACAACCAACAAAACAGTCAGTTAATCCCTACTGCTGAAGTAGATGATATAAAAAACCTTCCGCCGGTAATTAAGGTGGAACAATCTAAACGCTTCCAGTCTATTAATACTACTTTTGGAACGCTCTCTGAGCTTGCTTCTGTATTCAGAATTTTATTTGCCCGCTATTCGGCTGCTGAAACTATGAGCAAGTCGCTGTTTTCTTTTAATCACCCTAGAGGAGCCTGCGAGGTATGTCGTGGAATTGGAGAAGCGGAATATATTGACCTTGACAAATTAGTGGGAGATGAAAATAAGACGCTTAGAGAAGGTGCCATTACCACTACCCTGCCCAATGGCTATATCGTCTATTCCCAGATAACCGTAGAGGAATTAAATAAAGTGTGTGAGGCGCACGGTTTTAATGTAGATATACCCTGGAAGGAACTCACAGCAGAGCAACGAGACGTGGTTTTAAACGGAAGTAATCGCCTCAAAGTATTTTTTGGAAAGCACGGTCTGGAGTCCAGGCTTAGATGGAAAGGAATTAAAGCCAAGCCTCGTGAAGAAGGATACTATAAAGGAATGCTTCCTATTATGCAGGATATTTTAAGGCGAGATAGAAATCCCAATATCTTAAAATTTGCCAGTTCCAAAATTTGCCCAAGCTGTAAAGGTGCGCGTATTAAAGCAGAACATTTAAAATATAAATGGAAAGGACTCAATTTTCAAGACTGGATGGAGCTTTCCTTAAGCGAATTATATGCAAAACTGAAGTCTCAGCAATTCACAGCCGGGGAACAAGTTTTGGTAGATAAGATCTGCACTCAATTATATGACCTGATTAGGCTTGGTATGGAAGAATACCGGCTAAGCACGCCCAGTATGGATATTTCCTCTGGCGATGGGCAAAGAATCAAACTGATTAACCAGGTAAATAGTAAGCTGCAAGGTATTTTATATGTATTCGATGAACCTTCCATCGGTTTGTCTAAAGATTATCAAAAATATTTGCTCCATATTCTAAACCGACTCATTCGCCGGGGAAATACGGTTATGGTGGTGGAGCACGACTTGGATTTTATAAAGTCGGCAGATTGGATAGTAGAATTAGGCCCGGAAGCAGGGATACACGGAGGCGAAGTGGTTTTTAACGGCCCCATCAATAATTTTCTAAAGTCAAAAGACTTACGCAGTCCAACTTTAGCGGCATTAAAGGAAGCAGGGTATAACAAAACACCTAAAAACCAACCTAAAAAGGTTTCGGCTGATTCTTTTCAACCCGGCAAAATGAAGCTGACAGCGGTGAGCCGCAAAACTCCTCGAATTATTGAAAGCATCAGCCAGTTTTGCAAAAAAGAAGATCTAAATCTTCTTACCGTAAACGATCAACCTATAGGTAAAACACCCCGAAGCAATCCGGCTACTTATACAGGCTTAGCAGATAAAATAAGGGATCTACTCGCAAAAACTCCTGAAGCGAAAACTTTGAATTTATCTAAAGGAGCCTTTTCATTTAATAACAAAACCGGTAGATGTGAAGCCTGTGAAGGGGCCGGCGTGATCACCCTCTCCATGAGTGCACTTGGCAGTATCAACCAGGTTTGTCCTACCTGTAATGGCAAACGTTTTAAGCCGGAAGTACTCCGTGTTCATTGGAATGAAAAGAATATTGCAGATCTCTATAATCTAAGTATTGAAGAAGCGTATGATTTCTTTTCCGAAGAAAAGAAAATCAAAGAAATTCTGTCTTTAATGCTGCAATTAGGACTAGGCTATATCAAACTGGGACAGCCTTCCAACACCTTATCGGGTGGAGAAGCGCAGCGTATTAAACTCACTAAACATTTCGCCAAAAAATCAAAAAAAACGCTCTTACTACTTGAAGAACCCAGTATAGGATTGCATCAACAAAATGTGAGTCAGTTGCTGGATGCATTGCACCAACTCAAGCAACAAACCGCGGGCATTATCTGTTTTGAAAACCATTCACTTTTTCAATCTCAATGTGATGCCATAGTGGACAATGCGCTAGAAGTTCAACCTATTGAAGTAAAAGAAGAGCCCGTACAGCAAAGAGATAAAATTTCCATTCAGGGTGCGCGTACGCATTCTCTAAAAGATCTCAACTTAGACCTGCCCAAGCATCAATTGACGGTAGTCACTGGAATTTCCGGCTCCGGGAAATCTTCATTGGTAATTGATACATTGCACGGTTTCGGGCTACAGGAAATGACCAAACAGTTTTCAAGTTATCAGCAATCTAGAGTAGGTGTAAATTTTCAGTTCGATGTTAATCATATTGAAGGGCTTACCCCTACTATTTGCATTACCCGAAAGCAAAAGAACTATTCTCAGCGTTCAGATATTGCAAAACAAACGGGAATTGATAAAATTTTGCGCTTTGCTTTTTCCAGAAAGGCGCAGTACGAAGGACAGGAATTATCGGCCAGTCATTTTTCAAACAATCACGAATTAGGAAAATGTGCGGTTTGTGAAGGCCTTGGTCAGGAACTACTTCCAGATCTCAACAAACTTGTATTAGATGAAAATAAAAGCATTGCTAACGGACTTTTTGCACATAATAAAGTAATAGGATATTACGGCGACCCGGCAGGAAAGCATATGGCGATCTTAAAAAAAGTTGGTGAAGAACATGGATTCACTTTGGAAACCCCTTTTAAAGAGCTGAACAATTCTCAAAAAGAAATTTTGCTGAACGGAGCAGGTGAAAAAGTATGGAAAACCAATTGGCTTTATAAAACTAAGACGAGGGAAGGTACCCAAGCCTTAAGTATGAAGTGGGAAGGGATTTACCACTATTTACAAGACGAATATTTCAAGACCCGGAAAAATAAAAATATAAGTCAGCTAACGGCGCTTTTTTCTCATAGAGAATGTAGCCATTGTAAGGGAAGTGGATTGAAGCCGGAACGATTGGTTTTTAAAATAGCGGAAAAATCTATTCACGAAATTAAATCAATGGATTTTAAAGCGCTTGAGCAGTGGCTAACAAAAAAAGCTACCAAGAAAGATGTAGATGGAAAACTACTTGCAAAGCTTGAACCCCATTTAATTAATACTATTCTTAGAGCGAAGCAACTACACATTGATTACCTGCAACTAAATCGAAAATCGCCAACACTTTCAGGTGGAGAAAATCAAAGGGTAGAGCTTATCAAACAATTAAACAGCCCGCTTAAAGGCATCACCTATTTGCTAGATGAACCTTCAGCTGGCTTATCAAATGATAATATTCCGGACTTGATTCAAATCCTTAAAGAGCTTATTGAAAAAGGAAATACTGTTGCGGTCATTGAACACAACAAGGCCATTATACATGAGGCTGACCATATAGTACAGATTGGTCCCAAGGCCGGAAACTTGGGCGGTTATATCACCTACGAAGGCAGCACTGAAGGTTTATTGCAACAAACCGATTGCCATCCATTTTTGAAAGCTCCTACCCAAGCGGTAAAACTTAAAGAAGGTAAACAACACATTACAATTAGTAAGCTAGCCAGGCATACTTTGGTAAGAGATTCATTATCCCTGCCTATTGGCGGCATTACTGCACTAACAGGAAAATCTGGTATTGGGAAAACCACTCTTGTGAAAGACATACTCATTCCCAGCATTGAGACCGGACAGCCGGTGAATTGTAAGAGTATAAATTTTCCAAAAAATTATGCAGGCGTGCATTATTTTGAGCCGAAAAAACTAAATACTCACGCGGCTACTCTATTGATTTCCTATCTGGATATTTTAAAGGACGTTAGCAAAATATTTGCTACTGAAACCGGTTTAAAAGCTAAAGACTTCTCCTATAAAACTAAGAGCAGTCAGTGCCAAAACTGTAAAGGAAAAGGCTATGTGGAGACCAGTCTTGATGTTGCAGCGAATGCCATTGAAAAATGTGAAGTATGTAAAGGGCAGCGCTATAAGGCGCATATTTTGGCTCATTCGGTTGAAAAGAAAAATATAGCAGAAGTACTTGCCCTAAATATTATAGAATTAAAAGAATGGCTGAATAGGCTTACTGTAAATCCTAAAACCCAGGAATTCCTGGATCGGTTAGAGGAAATCGGGTTGGCGCATCTTAGATTAGACCAGCCGGTGCAATCTCTTTCTTCGGGGGAGAAACAACGACTATTGTTGTTAAATTGGCTGAAAGACAAAGCTAAAGATGTGCTTTATATTTTAGATGAACCCAGCACAGGACTTCATTATGCCGATATAGATCTTTTATATGCTATACTCAAAAAACTGGGCAAAGCCAATGATATTCTCATTATTGATCATAACCCATATTTGCTGGATAAGGTTGGAGTTGGCGTAGTTTTGGAATAA
- a CDS encoding DUF4494 domain-containing protein: protein MSVTWFECKVKYKKTHETGEQKMTTDTYLLDAVSFTEAEARITEEMTAYTSEDFRIMNIKVANFSEVHPFENSDRWFKSKVSLVAMDQESGKEKKTNIYLLVQANDVKEAFENTTTAMEETMGDYNIPSITESPILDVFPYFTGEEEQLEKFNVLDSDETQKEEVSEETEVQEV, encoded by the coding sequence ATGAGCGTAACTTGGTTTGAATGTAAGGTGAAATACAAAAAAACACACGAAACAGGCGAGCAGAAAATGACTACAGATACCTACCTACTTGATGCAGTATCTTTCACAGAGGCCGAAGCAAGAATTACTGAGGAAATGACGGCTTATACCAGTGAAGACTTTAGAATTATGAATATAAAAGTTGCGAATTTCTCTGAAGTTCATCCTTTTGAGAATTCCGATCGTTGGTTTAAATCAAAAGTTTCTCTGGTGGCTATGGATCAAGAAAGCGGAAAGGAGAAAAAGACAAATATCTACTTGCTTGTTCAGGCCAACGACGTAAAAGAGGCTTTTGAAAATACTACCACGGCAATGGAAGAAACTATGGGAGATTATAATATTCCCTCTATTACTGAATCTCCAATTTTGGATGTTTTCCCTTATTTTACCGGTGAGGAAGAACAATTAGAAAAATTTAATGTTCTTGATTCAGATGAAACTCAAAAGGAAGAAGTTTCAGAAGAAACAGAAGTCCAGGAAGTTTAA
- a CDS encoding redoxin domain-containing protein: protein MKASNLILFLLIPIISFSQNFKLNGEFSGQNTDELVLRYIDIDGKHISDTLEIENNKFQASGNLEGVQKVLLTGNIQSGGMEDPNLGYFFIEPGNIEVQVEEDNFKEIKIVGSNSQKEFEKVKSKTKPIRLKLDSVSNNKSANSNDLLIAGNEKIQKIELNYAIENPESSLSPYFLNFYQRSIPIDSVQNIFSSFSANNKQSLDGKKIHSFLKKMIVKVDDAAPDFNVVDISGNKLSLDSFKGKYLLIDFWADWCKPCIAKFPEVKLLINEYSDKGLEVLFVSFDETEDDWKKGVKKYDLNNWDHTFVGFNNIDSKESIGYQFDIKPIPAYILIDPNGKIIGRFASASKEGKTFIDLKEKLETLLN, encoded by the coding sequence ATGAAAGCATCCAATTTAATTCTATTTCTTCTTATTCCAATAATCAGTTTTTCTCAAAATTTCAAGCTAAATGGCGAATTTTCAGGTCAAAACACTGACGAACTTGTTTTAAGATATATTGATATTGATGGGAAACATATAAGTGACACTTTGGAAATAGAAAATAATAAATTTCAAGCTAGTGGGAATTTAGAAGGAGTACAGAAAGTTCTTCTAACTGGCAATATACAATCTGGAGGAATGGAGGATCCTAATCTTGGGTATTTCTTTATTGAACCGGGAAATATAGAGGTACAGGTAGAAGAAGATAATTTTAAAGAAATTAAAATAGTAGGATCAAACTCGCAAAAAGAATTCGAGAAAGTTAAAAGTAAAACGAAACCGATACGCCTGAAACTCGATAGTGTTTCTAATAATAAATCAGCAAACTCAAATGATTTACTCATTGCAGGGAATGAAAAAATTCAAAAGATAGAATTGAATTACGCCATAGAAAACCCGGAATCCAGCTTAAGTCCATATTTTCTTAATTTCTATCAAAGAAGTATTCCTATAGATTCTGTACAGAATATTTTCAGCTCGTTTTCAGCTAATAATAAACAATCACTTGATGGTAAAAAAATTCATAGTTTTTTGAAAAAGATGATTGTAAAGGTAGATGATGCTGCTCCAGATTTTAATGTAGTTGATATTTCAGGAAATAAATTATCACTTGATTCTTTTAAGGGCAAATACTTACTTATTGATTTCTGGGCAGACTGGTGTAAACCCTGTATTGCGAAATTTCCAGAAGTAAAGTTACTCATTAATGAATATTCTGATAAGGGCCTGGAAGTACTATTTGTATCTTTTGATGAAACTGAAGATGACTGGAAAAAAGGTGTAAAAAAGTATGATCTAAATAATTGGGATCACACATTCGTAGGTTTCAATAACATCGATTCTAAGGAATCAATAGGATATCAATTTGACATTAAACCCATACCGGCATATATTTTAATAGATCCAAATGGGAAAATTATTGGGCGATTTGCCTCGGCTTCTAAAGAAGGTAAAACTTTTATTGACTTAAAAGAAAAATTAGAAACTTTATTAAATTAA
- a CDS encoding aldose 1-epimerase family protein, producing the protein MHELQNESLSIKVNPVGAELSSLKNLETGIEHLWQGNPEFWASQAPNLFPVIGVLKEGKFIFENKEYQMPKHGFVRHNENIRLKEKTVNKLVFQLDYSAETLEIYPFKFRFEISFQLNKKSLTVHHHIFNLDDKPLYFSLGGHPAFNAPISENEVYEDYHLEFDRKMDLRTYILNENGLVSDTTEGILDNEDKIRLHKELFAKDALIFKNIPSKKVVLKSRNSGSILSVEYKDFKNLGIWAKPGAPYVCIEPWLGIADVEGTDQNLKTKEGIETLAAGKDFQAAYSIDIS; encoded by the coding sequence ATGCACGAATTACAGAACGAATCCTTAAGTATAAAAGTAAATCCCGTTGGCGCAGAATTATCCAGCCTTAAAAATCTGGAAACCGGAATTGAACATTTATGGCAGGGAAACCCAGAATTTTGGGCAAGCCAGGCGCCTAATTTGTTTCCGGTAATTGGTGTTTTGAAAGAGGGAAAGTTCATTTTTGAAAATAAAGAATACCAAATGCCTAAACACGGTTTTGTTAGGCATAACGAGAATATTCGATTAAAAGAGAAAACAGTTAATAAATTAGTTTTTCAACTGGATTATTCAGCTGAAACCCTGGAAATCTATCCTTTTAAATTCCGCTTTGAAATTTCTTTTCAGCTAAATAAAAAATCGCTCACTGTACATCATCACATTTTTAATTTAGATGATAAGCCTTTATATTTCTCCTTAGGTGGGCATCCAGCCTTTAATGCTCCTATAAGTGAAAATGAAGTTTACGAGGATTATCACCTTGAGTTTGATAGAAAGATGGATCTAAGAACTTACATTTTAAATGAAAACGGACTGGTTAGCGATACTACTGAAGGTATATTAGACAACGAAGATAAAATCAGACTACATAAAGAGCTTTTCGCCAAAGACGCATTAATTTTCAAGAATATTCCGTCTAAAAAAGTGGTACTAAAAAGTAGAAACTCAGGTAGCATTTTAAGCGTGGAATATAAAGATTTTAAAAACCTGGGAATTTGGGCCAAGCCGGGAGCGCCTTACGTATGTATTGAACCCTGGCTGGGAATTGCCGATGTTGAAGGCACCGATCAAAACCTAAAAACCAAAGAAGGAATTGAAACACTGGCAGCAGGAAAAGATTTTCAGGCGGCCTATTCAATTGATATCTCGTAA
- a CDS encoding Lacal_2735 family protein, translated as MFGLFKKKSEVEKLELKYKKLLEEAHQLSTTNRSKSDEKMYEANEVLKQIDQIKKSEEA; from the coding sequence ATGTTCGGATTATTCAAGAAAAAGTCAGAAGTTGAAAAACTGGAATTGAAATACAAAAAACTTCTGGAAGAAGCTCATCAACTCTCCACTACTAATCGTAGTAAAAGTGATGAAAAAATGTATGAAGCAAATGAGGTTTTAAAGCAAATTGATCAGATTAAAAAATCGGAAGAAGCATAA